The Pseudomonas sp. FP2309 genomic sequence GCAATTTATTGGCGATCGTCGTGTGCGACACCCCCAGCCGCTTGCCCAACTGGCGACTGCTCGGGTGCTCGGCGTACAAATTCTCCAGTACCGCCTTCTCGAAGCGCCCCACAATCGTCTCCAGCCCCCCCTCCAGGGAAAAATCGCCAAGGGGCTGACGCACGCCGTAATCCGGCAAGCGAATATGCTCGGCCTTGACGGTCCCGCCTTCACACAAAGAGACGGCCTGGAACAGCACGTTCTCCAACTGCCGTACGTTGCCCGGCCAGTGATAGTGACTGAGCCGCTCCATCGCCGCCGGTGCCAGCCTGGGCAGCGGGCAGCCGATCTGCCGACTGGCCTGATCGAGAAAATGCTCGACCAGCGGCGCCAGCCCATCCAGGCATTCGCGCAGCGGCGGAATATGCAGGGACAGCACGTTGAGCCGGTGATAAAGGTCCTGGCGGAACTCGCCACGGGCGCAGAGTTCGGACAAATCCACCTGGGTGGCGCAGATCACGCGCACATCCAGATAGACCTCTTCATCACTGCCCACCCGGCGGAAACAACCGTCCTGCAGAAAGCGCAGCAATTTCGCCTGCAGGCGCGCACTCATTTCCCCCACGCCGTCGAGAAACAACGTACCGCCCGACGTCAGCTCCAATAGCCCCAACTTGCCTTCGGCCCGCGCACCTTCGAATGCGCCGGGGCCATAGCCGAACAATTCGGTCTCGGCCATCGATTCCGGCAAACCGGCGCAGTTGAGCGCCATCAGCGGCGATTGCCCACGCGGGCTGGCCAAGTGGCAGGCGCGCGCCAGCAGTTCTTTGCCGGTGCCGGTTTCACCCTCTATTAATAGAGGCGCATCCAGCGGCGCCATGCGCCGCGCTTCACGCACTACCGCCGCCATGACTTTGGAGCTTTGGAAGATGCTGTCAAAGCCGCGCAACTCCTGCTTACGCACGTTGTAAATGCGCTCACCCACGCGGTCGGCGCGGTGCAGGGTCAGCACCGCGCCGGCCATGGCCTCGCTGTCATCGTGCTCGGACGATTGCAGGGGAGCGATATCCGCCAGGAACACGTCGCCCTTGACCTTGACCCGCAAGCCGTTGATCCGCGACTTGCTGGCGCGCACCAACTCCGGCAAGTCAAAATCCTCGGCGTAACGCGACAGCGGAATGCCCGGCACCTCGTCGACCCGCACGCCGAGCAACTGCGCGGCCGCACGGTTGGCGGCGACGATCGACCCGCCCATGTCGATCGACAGCACCGGAAACTCCAGCGCGCCGAGCAAAGCGTTGAGCTCCATATGCCGACGCTCGCTGGGCATAAGCCCTACCCGCTTCACACCGAACACACCGGCGATGGCCTCGAACTGCGGGCGCAGCGCCTGGAACTGCATGTTCACCAGGTTCGGGCAGAACAGGTAAATGGCATTGCCATGCTCCCCGCCGACCTCACCCTTGGCGACGTTGACGCCGTACTCCACCAGCAGGTTAAGAATGTCCCGCAGGATGCCGATGCGGTTCTGGCAGTGCACTTTGATACGCATGAAAAGGCCCGAAAAGGTGGGTAGGCGCCGCGTCTTTTTGTCGCTGAGCGCAGATAGTCGTCAAGATTATGTGACAGGTTGTGTGCTTTTCCCAGCCCGATACAGCGACCAAGCGCGTATACGTAACGAATACTTTACGAATAGCCGCGCATTTTCCTACGCCAGCACGTTCCAGACCGATGGAATCCCACCATCAACGGGGTATCAATACAGGCACAGCAGGACATAACAAGAACGAATGCCTAGCAGGAGAGCCGTATGAAGCAGACGCAGTACGTGGCCCGCGAGCCCGATGCGCAAGGTTTTATCCACTATTCGCCTGAAGAACACGCGGTGTGGAACACCCTGATCACGCGCCAACTGAAAGTGATCGAAGGCCGCGCCTGCCAGGAATACCTGGACGGCATCGACAAACTAGGGCTGCCCCTGGACCGTATTCCGCAATTGGGCGAGATCAACACGGTGTTGGCCGAGACAACCGGCTGGCAAGTGGCCCGTGTGCCCGCGCTGATTCCCTTCCAGACCTTCTTCGAATTGCTCGCCAGCAAGCAGTTTCCGGTGGCGACGTTTATTCGCACCCGCGAAGAACTGGACTACCTGCAGGAGCCGGATATTTTCCACGAGATCTTTGGCCACTGCCCGCTGCTGACCAACCCCTGGTTCGCCGAATTCACCCACACCTACGGCAAGCTCGGCCTTGCCGCGACCAAGGAACAGCGCGTGTACCTGGCGCGCCTGTATTGGATGACGATCGAGTTCGGCCTGGTGGACACGCCCGCTGGCCGACGCATCTACGGTGGCGGGATTCTGTCGTCGCCCAAAGAGACGGTGTACAGCCTGTCGTCCGAACCCCGGCACCAGGCGTTCGACCCACTGGAAGCGATGCGCACGCCTTATCGGATCGACATCCTGCAACCGCTCTATTTCGTGCTGCCCGAGCTCAAGCGCCTGTTCGACGTGGCCCAGGAAGACATCATGGGCATGGTCGAACGCGGTATGCAGCTGGGTCTGCATGCGCCGCTCTTCCCCCCAAAGGCAGTCCCGCCCAAACCAGAGGCTGCGTGAACCTGAGGTTTTGCGGCCAGGTGAGTCTTTTCCCTGGCCCTGCGTTGCTTTAGGGTAACCCCCACTGATCTTCACTCATTCGAATTCAGGACACCCCCATGACCACCTTGAACCAAGCCCACTGCGAAGCCTGCCGCGCCGACGCCCCGCAAGTCAGCGATGAAGAACTGCCGGTGCTGATCAAGCAGATCCCCGACTGGAACATCGAAGTGCGCGACGGCGTGATGCAGCTGGAAAAGGTTTTCCTGTTCAAGAACTTCAAGTTCGCCCTGGCCTTTACCAACGCCGTGGGTGAGATCTCCGAAGCCGAAGGCCATCACCCAGGCCTGCTCACCGAATGGGGCAAAGTCACCGTGACCTGGTGGAGCCACTCGATCAAAGGCCTGCACCGCAACGACTTCATCATGGCCGCGCGCACCGACGAAGTGGCCAAGAGCGCCGAGGGCCGCAAGTAATGCATTTCGATGCCATTGGCCGCGTGCCCGGCGATCCGATCCTCGGGCTGATGGACCTGTACGCCAACGATACCCACCCGAACAAGTTCGACCTGGGGGTGGGTGTGTATAAGGACGATCAGGGCCTGACGCCGATTCCGCAGGCGGTAAAACTGGCGGAGCAGCGCCTGGTCGACACCCAGACCACCAAGACCTACATCGGTGGGCATGGCAATGCGGCCTTCGGCGCGCGGATCAGCGAACTCGTACTCGGTGCCGATTCGGCCCTGCTTCACGCACGGCGTGCCGGCGCCACGCAAACCCCTGGCGGTACCGGCGCCCTACGCCTGAGCGCCGACTTTATCGCCCACAGCCTGCCGGGCCGTGGCGTGTGGCTGAGCAACCCGACCTGGCCGATCCACGAAAGCATCTTTGCCAAAGCCGGGCTCAAGGTCTGCCACTACCCCTACGTAGGCGCCGACAACCGCCTGGATGTGGCGGCGATGCTGGCCACCCTGGCCAGCGTGCCAGAGGGCGACGTGGTGCTGCTGCATGCCTGCTGCCACAACCCCACCGGTTTCGACTTATCCCAGGATGACTGGCATCAAGTGCTGCAGATCGTGCGCGAGCGCCATCTGCTGCCATTGATCGACTTTGCCTACCAAGGCTTTGGCGATGGCCTGGAGCAGGATGCCTGGGCGGTGCGCCTGTTTGCCGCCGAACTGCCGGAAGTGTTGATCACCAGTTCCTGCTCGAAGAACTTCGGCCTGTACAGCGACCGGGTCGGCGCCTTGATCGTGTGTGCCGCCGACGCGGAAAAACTCACCGATGTGCGCAGCCAATTGGCGAATATCGCGCGCAATCTGTGGTCGACGCCACCGGATCACGGCGCCGCTGTGGTGGCAACCATCCTCGGTGACACGCAGCTCAAAGCGCTGTGGAGTGGCGAAGTCGAAGCCATGCGTTCGCGCATCGCCCAATTGCGTGCAGGGTTGGTCGAAGCGTTGGCGCCCCATGGGTTGGCCGAGCGGTTTGCCCATATCGGCGCGCAGCGTGGGATGTTTTCCTACACGGGTTTGAGTGCCGAGCAGGTCAAGCAGCTGCGCGAGAAGCACAGCGTGTACATGGTCAGTTCCGGGCGGGCCAACGTGGCCGGCGCTGATGCGACGCGGTTGGCGCTGCTGGCAGAAGCAATCGCGGACGTCTCGCGCGCCAACTGACAGGACACGCACTCAAATGTGGGAGCTGGCGCGCTTCCACATTTACCCTGAGCAGGGCTTTCAGCTTGCGACCACCTGCGCTTTCAACTGCGCCTCTTTGGCCTGCGCATCCGCCAACCGATACAACTCGATCTGCCCATCCCAGTGCTCGATCAACGCGGTGCACGACTCCACCCAATCCCCGCAGTTAAGGTAGTCCACCTCGCCGACTTTGCGGATCTCCGCATGGTGAATATGCCCGCACACCACACCATGTAATTCGCGCTTGGTCACTTCGTGGGCAATGGCTTCTTCAAAATCGCTGATGAAACTCACGGCCGTCTTGACCTTGTGCTTCAAATACGCCGACAACGACCAGTAGCCATAGCCGTACCGGGCGCGCCAGTGGTTCAACCAGCGGTTCAACGTGAGGGTGAACTCGTAGGCCGAATCGCCGAGAAATGCCAGCCAGCGGTGATAGCGGGTGATCACATCGAACTGGTCGCCGTGGATCACCAGCAGGTGGCGGCCGTCGGCGGTCACGTGCACCGCCTCGTCCACCAGTTGGATATTGCCCAGGATCAGCTTGGAGTAGCGACGCAGAAACTCGTCATGGTTGCCGGTGACGTAGATCACCTCAGTGCCGCGCTTGGCCATGGTCAGCAGCCGGCGGATCACGTTGGTGTGGGCCTGGGGCCAATACATGCCGCCGCGCATTTTCCAACCGTCGATGATATCGCCCACCAGATACACCTTGTCGGCGTGGTAACCCTTGAGGAACTGCGACAAGTGTTCAGCCTGGCAATCCCGGGTGCCCAAATGCACATCGGAAATCCACAGGGTTCGCACGCGTTGCTTGCGGCTGGGCTTGGTCAACTCGGCACTGGTCATGGGCATCACTCGACGCTGTTTTGACGAGCTTGCGCCCTGGCGATTAATAGCCCATGACAGCCGTGCGTCAGTCTGATGACAGCGCCCATCAATCGCCAAGCGTTGTAGACTGGCGCCCTGCGACCCAGGAGACCGCGATGAGCCCGACCCTCACGCTACGCCACTACCTCGAAGCGCCCATCGCCCATAGCCATGACCATGCGCAATTGGTGTTCGGCCTGTCCGGCCATCTCGACCTGGAAGTCGAGGGCCACGCCAGCCAGGTGCGTGAAAGCAGCGTGATGGTCCTGCCTTTTTCCGCTCATCACGCCTGCGGCAGCCGCGATGGCAGCCGCTGCCTGGTGCTGGACGTACCCACCGAACACTGGCTGCTGCAATCGCTGGGTGATCACGCCGATGCCAGCCGCCGCCTGCTCGAACAACCCGCGCGCCTGGCTCTGGATGCCCGGCAGCACCAATTAGTGCAATGGCTGGCCCACAGCCCGGTGAACGACCCGTTGATCGTGCAGCAAGGTGCGGTGCTGTTGCTGGCCAGCCTCAATCAGGCGCTGGCGCAACCGCAGCCAGGCCGACGCCTGCCCTATGCCGCGTTCGATGCGCATATCCAACGGCACGTCGCGCACCCCTTGCAGGTGGCCGACCTGGCGCGCATCGCCGAGCTCTCGGTGGCGCGCCTGCATGCGCGTTTTGTCGCCGAATGCGGGCAAACACCCATGGACTACATTCGCAGCCGTCGCCTGCATAAGGCCTTGAACCTGTTGCGCGACACCTCGCTGCCGGTTGGCGAAATCGCCGAACGCGTCGGTTACACCTCGCAAAGTGCATTTGCCGCCGCCATGCTGCGCGAGTTCGGGGCGTCTCCGGGAGCCCTGCGGCGGTCTGGATAGCGAGAGTCTGGCGCTAAACATCGCGAGCCTCGCAACAGACGCCTGCCCCGCCACCCTCTAGACTGCGAAGCTGTCACCCCGTTGGTTCAAGGATCGCAATGACTCCCCGCTCAGCCCTCGGCGCCCTGCATATCGGCGCGTTAATGTTTGGCCTTACCGGCGTACTCGGCAAGCTGGCCGCCGCCTCACCGTCGATCATCGTATTTGGCCGCGCCGTGTTTGCCGTCCTGGCCCTGGCGATTTTCGCGCGATTCGCCAGCAACACGGCGTGGAAGCCACTCGAACGTCGCGACTGGCGCCGCCTGCTGGTGAGCGGCCTGCTACTGGCCGCGCATTGGGTGACATTCTTCATGGCGGTCAAGGTGGCCGGCGTTGCGGTTGCCACCCTGGGGTTCACAGCGTTTCCGGCGTTTACCGTGATCCTTGAAGGGCTGATTTTTCGCGAACGCATCCGCGCCAATGAAATCGTGCTGGTGGTGCTGGTCAGCATCGGGCTGGTGTTGGTGACCCCCGACTTCGACCTTGCCAGCCAAGCCACCGGTGGCCTGCTCTGGGGCATCGCCTCGGGCCTGTTGTTCTCGCTGCTGTCGCTGAACAACCGTGCCAGCTCCGGGCGGATTCCGGCGGTGCAGGCAGCGTTGTGCCAGAACGTGGTGGTCGCGCTGTGTCTGCTGCCAGTGGCGGCGCCGGGTTTGACCGAGGTACGCGCGCTGGACTGGCTGTGGATCGGTCTGCTCGGGGTGTTCTGTACCGGGCTGGCCCATAGCCTGTTTGTTGCCAGCCTCGCGGTGATCAAGGCGCGCACCGCCTCGGTGGTGTTTGCCATGGAGCCGGTGTACGGCATCACGGCGGCCTGGCTGCTGTTTGCCGAAACCCCGACCCTGCGCATGCTGCTGGGCGGCGTGCTGATCATCGCCGCCATCGTGCTCTCAGGGCTGATGGGCAGCGCCAGCCAAGCCAAGCAGCCCGCTGCAACGGCCTGATCTATACTCCGAACATCCGCAACAGTCTGCCGTCGTTCAACGGATAACCGACCGCTCGACGACAGCCATGACGCTTGAAGTTGCTGCACGCGAGGGTCACTCCATAAACGCGATGCAAGGGCTTGATCATGGAAATGCTCATCAACGTATTGGTTCAGATCATCAGCGGCACCATCGGCGGCAACCTCGCCGGCATGACCAAACAGAGCCTGGGCGCCGGGCTCAATACCCTGCTGGGCGGTATCGGCGGGCTGGTCCTGGGTCAACTCGTCTCGGTCATGGCCGGTAGTCCGGGCGCTGAAGCGCTGGATGTGGCGACGGTCGGCAGCAATGTGGTCGGCGGCGGCTTAGGCGGCCTGGTGTTGACGTGGGTCGTGGGGTTGATCAAAAGCAAGATGGCCGAGAAATAGCAACGTACCGCCCGGTCACCGTCCGCCCGCGGCGGTGGCCGTCACGCTGTACGGTCGTTGTGCCCGAGGTCGCGTTGCGGGTCGATCTGATCGCGCACGCGCTGCTTGAGCACCTTGGCTTCCGGGAAACCACCGTCCAGCTTGCGCTCCCAGATCTGCACGCCATTGCACGTGATGCGAAACGCACCGCCGGTCGCCGGCTCCAGCGACACTTTGCCCAGGTCATCGGCAAAGGTGCTCAACAACTCCTGGGCCAGCCACGCTGCGCGCAACAGCCACTGGCACTGGGTGCAATAGGTGATGACAATCTCGGGTTTGCTCGCGGACATAATTTGACTGGCTCCAGGCATAACGAGGGAGGAGAAACGGGTGGCTATAATACCGGCCTTTATCGCCCAGCCTCGAGATTCATGATGCGCCGCCTGTTGTCCTGTCTGTTCCTGTGCCTCCTCCCTTTACTTGCCGATGCCGTCGAGCCGCCACGCCCTAAAATCGGCCTGGTACTGTCCGGCGGCGCCGCCCGTGGGCTGGCGCATATCGGCGTACTCAAGGCGCTGGAGGAACAGGGTATCCATATCGACGCCATCGCCGGCACCAGCATGGGCGCCGTGATTGGCGGGCTGTATGCCTCGGGCTACAAGATCGATGAGCTGGAGAAACTGGCGCTGAGTATCGACTGGCAGCAGGCCTTGTCCGACGCGCCGCCGCGCGAAGACGTGCCATTTCGGCGCAAGCAGGATGACCGCGATTTCCTGGTCAAACAGAAGCTGAGCTTTCGTGATGACGGCAGCCTGGGCCTGCCGCTGGGGGTGATTCAGGGGCAGAACCTGGCGCTGCTGCTGGAAAGCATGTTCGCCCACAGCAGTAACACGCGGAATTTCGACAAGCTGCCGATCCCCTTCCGCGCCGTGGCCACCGACATCACCACCGGCGAAAAAGTGGTGTTCAGCAAAGGCCACCTGCCCCAGGTGATCCGCGCCAGCATGTCGAT encodes the following:
- a CDS encoding sigma-54-dependent transcriptional regulator; translation: MRIKVHCQNRIGILRDILNLLVEYGVNVAKGEVGGEHGNAIYLFCPNLVNMQFQALRPQFEAIAGVFGVKRVGLMPSERRHMELNALLGALEFPVLSIDMGGSIVAANRAAAQLLGVRVDEVPGIPLSRYAEDFDLPELVRASKSRINGLRVKVKGDVFLADIAPLQSSEHDDSEAMAGAVLTLHRADRVGERIYNVRKQELRGFDSIFQSSKVMAAVVREARRMAPLDAPLLIEGETGTGKELLARACHLASPRGQSPLMALNCAGLPESMAETELFGYGPGAFEGARAEGKLGLLELTSGGTLFLDGVGEMSARLQAKLLRFLQDGCFRRVGSDEEVYLDVRVICATQVDLSELCARGEFRQDLYHRLNVLSLHIPPLRECLDGLAPLVEHFLDQASRQIGCPLPRLAPAAMERLSHYHWPGNVRQLENVLFQAVSLCEGGTVKAEHIRLPDYGVRQPLGDFSLEGGLETIVGRFEKAVLENLYAEHPSSRQLGKRLGVSHTTIANKLRDYEILKGGK
- the phhA gene encoding phenylalanine 4-monooxygenase — protein: MKQTQYVAREPDAQGFIHYSPEEHAVWNTLITRQLKVIEGRACQEYLDGIDKLGLPLDRIPQLGEINTVLAETTGWQVARVPALIPFQTFFELLASKQFPVATFIRTREELDYLQEPDIFHEIFGHCPLLTNPWFAEFTHTYGKLGLAATKEQRVYLARLYWMTIEFGLVDTPAGRRIYGGGILSSPKETVYSLSSEPRHQAFDPLEAMRTPYRIDILQPLYFVLPELKRLFDVAQEDIMGMVERGMQLGLHAPLFPPKAVPPKPEAA
- a CDS encoding 4a-hydroxytetrahydrobiopterin dehydratase; the protein is MTTLNQAHCEACRADAPQVSDEELPVLIKQIPDWNIEVRDGVMQLEKVFLFKNFKFALAFTNAVGEISEAEGHHPGLLTEWGKVTVTWWSHSIKGLHRNDFIMAARTDEVAKSAEGRK
- a CDS encoding amino acid aminotransferase yields the protein MHFDAIGRVPGDPILGLMDLYANDTHPNKFDLGVGVYKDDQGLTPIPQAVKLAEQRLVDTQTTKTYIGGHGNAAFGARISELVLGADSALLHARRAGATQTPGGTGALRLSADFIAHSLPGRGVWLSNPTWPIHESIFAKAGLKVCHYPYVGADNRLDVAAMLATLASVPEGDVVLLHACCHNPTGFDLSQDDWHQVLQIVRERHLLPLIDFAYQGFGDGLEQDAWAVRLFAAELPEVLITSSCSKNFGLYSDRVGALIVCAADAEKLTDVRSQLANIARNLWSTPPDHGAAVVATILGDTQLKALWSGEVEAMRSRIAQLRAGLVEALAPHGLAERFAHIGAQRGMFSYTGLSAEQVKQLREKHSVYMVSSGRANVAGADATRLALLAEAIADVSRAN
- a CDS encoding UDP-2,3-diacylglucosamine diphosphatase, yielding MTSAELTKPSRKQRVRTLWISDVHLGTRDCQAEHLSQFLKGYHADKVYLVGDIIDGWKMRGGMYWPQAHTNVIRRLLTMAKRGTEVIYVTGNHDEFLRRYSKLILGNIQLVDEAVHVTADGRHLLVIHGDQFDVITRYHRWLAFLGDSAYEFTLTLNRWLNHWRARYGYGYWSLSAYLKHKVKTAVSFISDFEEAIAHEVTKRELHGVVCGHIHHAEIRKVGEVDYLNCGDWVESCTALIEHWDGQIELYRLADAQAKEAQLKAQVVAS
- a CDS encoding AraC family transcriptional regulator, with the protein product MSPTLTLRHYLEAPIAHSHDHAQLVFGLSGHLDLEVEGHASQVRESSVMVLPFSAHHACGSRDGSRCLVLDVPTEHWLLQSLGDHADASRRLLEQPARLALDARQHQLVQWLAHSPVNDPLIVQQGAVLLLASLNQALAQPQPGRRLPYAAFDAHIQRHVAHPLQVADLARIAELSVARLHARFVAECGQTPMDYIRSRRLHKALNLLRDTSLPVGEIAERVGYTSQSAFAAAMLREFGASPGALRRSG
- a CDS encoding DMT family transporter, producing MTPRSALGALHIGALMFGLTGVLGKLAAASPSIIVFGRAVFAVLALAIFARFASNTAWKPLERRDWRRLLVSGLLLAAHWVTFFMAVKVAGVAVATLGFTAFPAFTVILEGLIFRERIRANEIVLVVLVSIGLVLVTPDFDLASQATGGLLWGIASGLLFSLLSLNNRASSGRIPAVQAALCQNVVVALCLLPVAAPGLTEVRALDWLWIGLLGVFCTGLAHSLFVASLAVIKARTASVVFAMEPVYGITAAWLLFAETPTLRMLLGGVLIIAAIVLSGLMGSASQAKQPAATA
- a CDS encoding SelT/SelW/SelH family protein, with product MSASKPEIVITYCTQCQWLLRAAWLAQELLSTFADDLGKVSLEPATGGAFRITCNGVQIWERKLDGGFPEAKVLKQRVRDQIDPQRDLGHNDRTA